One stretch of Miscanthus floridulus cultivar M001 chromosome 18, ASM1932011v1, whole genome shotgun sequence DNA includes these proteins:
- the LOC136519799 gene encoding protein STRUBBELIG-RECEPTOR FAMILY 8-like, with protein MKSRTATPAAGLLLLVALVAVAEADTDAGDVAALGNLYSSWNSPAQLTGWSASGGDPCGAAWTGVSCSGSAVTSIKLSGMELNGTLGYQLSSLQALKTMDLSNNYLHDAIPYQLPSNLTYLNLAKNNFSGNLPYSISNLVSLEYLNLSHNSLFQEIGELFGSLNSLSELDVSFNNLTGNLPFSVGSLSKLSSLYMQNNQLSGTVDVLSNISLSTLNIANNNFSGMIPQGFSSIANLIVGGNSFVNMPASPPPTLKPHDQPNDPQGPISAPTIPETPIDQDDKKMQTGPLIGIAVGSIAAASCVLFVLVFCLHNARKRNDDASSEPKDIVGSLAVNIETASNREVLNNNHENAVVATSDLQPAGKMTPDRVHGTNGSTAKKPKVPVTVKSYTVAALQVATNSFCQDTLLGEGSLGRVYKADFPNGKVLAVKKIDSASLSLYEEDNFLEVVSNISRLRHPNIVPLTGYCVEHGQRLLVYEYIGNGTLHDILHFSDGMSKKLTWNTRIRIALGTARALEYLHEVCLPPVVHRIFKSSNILLDEEYSPHLSDCGLAALSPNPEREVSAEVVGSFGYSAPEFAMSGIYTAKSDVYSFGVVMLELLTGRKPLDSSRERSEQSLVRWATPQLHDIDLLAKMADPALDGLYPAKSLSRFADIIAICVQSEPEFRPPMSEVVQQLVRLMQRASIIRRHSDDLGYSYRVPDREADVL; from the exons ATGAAGTCAAGAACTGCGACGCCGGcggccggcctcctcctcctcgtcgcgcTTGTGGCGGTGGCGGAAGCCGACACCGACGCCGGCGATG TTGCGGCCTTGGGGAATCTCTACAGCTCCTGGAACAGCCCGGCGCAGCTCACCGGATGGTCCGCCAGCGGCGGCGACCCCTGCGGCGCCGCGTGGACGGGTGTCTCCTGCTCGGGCTCCGCCGTCACCTCAAT CAAGCTTTCTGGTATGGAGCTGAATGGTACTCTTGGTTATCAATTGTCAAGTCTACAGGCTCTGAAAACAAT GGACTTAAGCAACAACTACTTGCATGATGCAATTCCTTACCAGTTGCCATCAAACCTTACCTATCT GAATTTGGCAAAAAATAACTTCTCGGGTAATCTTCCGTACTCTATATCCAACTTGGTTTCACTTGAGTACCT CAATCTCAGCCACAACTCGTTATTTCAGGAAATTGGTGAACTATTTGGAAGCCTCAATTCACTTTCAGAACT AGACGTATCTTTCAACAACCTGACGGGGAATCTTCCTTTCTCAGTGGGCTCTCTGTCAAAACTTTCTAGCCT TTATATGCAAAATAATCAACTATCAGGCACAGTTGATGTCCTCAGCAACATAAGCCTTTCAACACT AAATATTGCAAACAACAATTTCAGCGGCATGATACCTCAAGGATTCAGCTCAATTGCAAATTTAAT AGTTGGAGGAAACTCATTTGTCAATATGCCTGCCTCCCCACCACCAACTCTGAAGCCACATGATCAGCCAAACGATCCTCAAGGACCTATTAGTGCTCCAACTATCCCAGAGACTCCTATTGATCAAGACGACAAGAAGATGCAAACAGGTCCTCTTATAGGCATAGCGGTTGGCTCAATAGCTGCTGCCTCATGTGTTCTTTTCGTGTTGGTGTTCTGCCTTCACAATGCACGAAAAAGAAATGATGATGCAAGCAGTGAACCAAAAGATATTGTGGGTTCTCTTGCAGTAAACATAGAAACAG CATCTAATAGGGAAGTCCTGAACAACAACCATGAAAATGCTGTGGTAGCAACTTCAGATCTCCAACCTGCTGGAAAGATGACTCCGGACAGAGTGCATGGTACAAATGGTTCTACTGCCAAAAAGCCAAAGGTTCCTGTGACAGTGAAATCATATACAGTTGCTGCTCTCCAAGTTGCTACGAATAGCTTCTGTCAAGACACTCTCCTAGGCGAGGGTTCACTTGGTCGTGTTTACAAGGCTGATTTTCCTAATGGGAAG GTACTTGCCGTGAAGAAGATAGACAGTGCTTCTCTGTCTCTGTATGAAGAAGATAATTTTCTCGAGGTTGTCTCGAACATTTCTCGGCTCAGGCACCCAAACATTGTGCCCCTTACAGGCTATTGTGTTGAGCATGGACAAAGGCTTCTTGTGTATGAGTACATTGGAAACGGAACACTACATGATATACTGCACTTCTCTGATGGGATGAGCAAGAAACTCACATGGAACACCCGCATAAGGATAGCGCTAGGCACCGCTCGCGCTTTAGA GTACCTGCATGAGGTGTGCCTGCCACCTGTGGTACATAGGATCTTCAAGTCATCTAACATCCTGCTTGATGAAGAGTACAGTCCACATCTGTCTGACTGTGGGCTTGCTGCTCTGTCACCAAATCCTGAGAGAGAG GTTTCCGCTGAAGTGGTTGGCTCTTTTGGATATAGCGCCCCTGAGTTCGCCATGTCAGGAATATACACTGCAAAGAGCGATGTGTACAGTTTTGGAGTAGTGATGCTAGAGCTGTTGACCGGCCGTAAACCACTAGACAG CTCCAGGGAGAGGTCAGAACAGTCTCTTGTCAGATGGGCAACCCCGCAGCTCCACGACATCGATCTACTTGCCAAGATGGCTGATCCGGCACTGGATGGGCTGTACCCTGCCAAGTCCCTCTCCCGTTTCGCCGACATAATCGCGATCTGCGTCCAG TCGGAGCCGGAGTTCCGCCCGCCAATGTCGGAGGTGGTGCAGCAGCTGGTGCGGCTGATGCAGAGGGCGAGCATCATACGGCGGCATTCGGACGATCTGGGCTACTCGTACAGGGTCCCCGACCGCGAAGCCGACGTCCTCTGA